The following coding sequences lie in one Arachis ipaensis cultivar K30076 chromosome B03, Araip1.1, whole genome shotgun sequence genomic window:
- the LOC107630720 gene encoding protein trichome birefringence-like 23 translates to MRMDYLHHKFPLNHKNLLLKLLLSFFFFGLAFRLLFFHALSPPVSPVLESPFPEKTTLPVPEPHHPPPLPSLLLPQNPPVLEEHVPDDVPEQAPEDDPEHTPEEFQEHVPESEDQVETHTDTEECDYFSGDWVPNPFGPLYTNETCSHIESHQNCLKNGRPDREFLYWRWAPRGCELPLFDAGKFLNMMRGKVWALIGDSISRNHVQSLICILSTVEQAVMYYHDEEYKSKSWNFPSYNFNVSVIWSPYLVEAAIYEDMNGVSSSEVEIQLNKLDSKWVDQYMDFDYIIFSTGKWFLKAAIYYENDTIIGCHSCPKRNLTELGFNFAYRKALKSVFNFIVSSNHRGLIFFRTFTPDHFENGEWFSGGTCKRTAPIKEGEMEMKELNMMLRNIELEEFAKARDEASKNGVNLKIVDFAGLSHLRPDGHPGPYREFHPFAKGKNSKVQNDCLHWCLPGPIDSWNDILMQMVLNG, encoded by the exons ATGAGGATGGACTATCTACACCACAAGTTTCCCTTAAACCACAAGAACCTTCTCCTCAAATtgcttctctctttcttcttctttggtcTCGCTTTCCGTTTGCTCTTCTTCCATGCCCTCTCTCCTCCTGTTTCCCCTGTTCTGGAATCCCCTTTTCCTGAGAAAACCACTCTCCCTGTTCCAGAACCCCATCACCCACCTCCTCTTCCGTCATTGCTGCTTCCTCAGAATCCACCTGTTTTAGAGGAACATGTTCCTGATGATGTTCCAGAACAAGCTCCTGAAGATGACCCCGAACATACTCCAGAGGAGTTTCAAGAACATGTTCCTGAAAGTGAAGATCAAGTGGAGACTCACACAGACACAG AGGAATGTGATTATTTTAGTGGGGACTGGGTTCCCAATCCTTTTGGACCATTGTATACCAATGAAACCTGCAGCCACATTGAATCTCATCAGAATTGTTTGAAGAATGGAAGGCCTGATAGAGAATTTCTGTATTGGAGATGGGCTCCAAGAGGCTGTGAGTTACCCCTGTTTGATGCAGGGAAGTTTCTCAACATGATGCGTGGCAAAGTGTGGGCGTTGATTGGTGATTCCATATCCCGCAATCATGTGCAGTCGTTGATATGCATTCTTTCAACG GTAGAGCAAGCTGTTATGTACTACCATGATGAGGAATACAAGTCTAAAAGCTGGAACTTCCCCTCATACAACTTCAATGTGTCAGTTATTTGGTCACCATACCTTGTGGAAGCTGCTATATATGAAGACATGAACGGCGTTTCGAGTTCTGAAGTTGAGATACAACTAAACAAACTGGATAGTAAATGGGTGGATCAATATATGGACTTTGACTACATTATATTTTCGACAGGGAAATGGTTTCTCAAAGCCGCGATCTACTATGAAAATGACACCATAATCGGGTGTCACTCCTGTCCCAAAAGGAACCTGACAGAACTCGGATTCAACTTTGCTTATCGCAAAGCTCTAAAATCTGTCTTCAACTTCATAGTGTCTTCCAATCACAGAGGCTTGATATTTTTCAGGACATTCACTCCTGATCATTTCGAAAATGGAGAGTGGTTCAGCGGTGGAACTTGCAAAAGAACAGCACCAATCAAAGAAGGTGAGATGGAAATGAAGGAGCTGAACATGATGCTCCGGAACATCGAGTTAGAGGAATTTGCAAAGGCAAGGGATGAGGCTTCAAAGAATGGAGTGAATCTTAAGATAGTTGATTTTGCTGGACTTTCACATTTGAGACCTGATGGACACCCTGGTCCATATAGGGAGTTTCATCCATTTGCAAAGGGAAAAAATTccaaagttcagaatgattgttTGCATTGGTGCTTGCCTGGCCCAATAGACTCTTGGAATGACATATTAATGCAGATGGTTCTCAATGGATGA
- the LOC107633402 gene encoding uncharacterized protein LOC107633402, whose protein sequence is MGPFPSSYSNNYILLAVDYISKWVEAVPLPTNDAKEVLSFLKQYIFSRFGVPRTLISDGGIHFCNKQLDTLLQRYGIKHKVATPYHLQTSGQVEISNRELKRILEKTMGASRKDWYDAHRAYRTAFKTPVGISSYQFIYGKACHLLVELEHRAYWETKFLNFDAKAAGEKRLLQLNELDEFRVEAYENAKFYKKKTKMWHDTWISTRTFEPGQMVLLFNSRLKFFLEKLKSRWSEPFIITKVSPYGHVEVIEKNSRRKFTINGQRLKHYLGGNIDCQRTTQILT, encoded by the coding sequence ATGGGACCATTCCCTTCCTCTTACTCCAATAATTATATCTTGCTGGCTGTTGATtatatttctaaatgggtggaagccgtACCTTTGCCTACTAATGATGCCAAAGAGGTGCTTAGTTTCCTCAAACAGTACAtattcagtaggtttggtgttcCAAGAACCTTAATTAGTGATGGAGGTATCCACTTTTGCAACAAGCAATTGGACACACTTCTCCAAAGATATGGCATCAAGCATAAGGTGGCTACCCCCTACCATCTTCAAACTAGTGGCCAAGTGGAgatctcaaatagagaacttaaGAGAATCCTTGAGAAGACAATGGGAGCTTCAAGAAAAGACTGGTATGATGCTCATAGGGCTTACAGAACAGCCTTCAAGACCCCCGTTGGAATATCATCTTATCAGTTTATCTATGGCAAAGCTTGTCACTTACTAGTGGAGCTAGAGCATAGAGCATATTGGGAAACAAAGTTTCTTAACTTTGATGCCAAGGCTGCAGGAGAGAAGAGGTTACTTCAACTAAATGAGCTTGATGAGTTTAGAGTGGAggcttatgagaatgccaagttttacaagaaaaaGACTAAAATGTGGCATGACACATGGATCTCCACAAGAACATTTGAGCCCGGACAAATGGTGCTTCTCTTCAATTCAAGGCTCAAGTTCTTCCTAGAAAAGTTAAAGTCTAGATGGTCTGAGCCTTTCATTATCACCAAGgtgtcaccatatggtcatgtagagGTCATAGAAAAGAATTCTAGAAGGAAGTTCACTATCAATGGCCAGAgattgaagcactatcttggaggtaaCATAGATTGTCAGAGAACCACCCAAATCCTCACTTGA